CTCCGCCGATGTGGGCGAGGGCAGTGTCAGGATACACGGCTGGAAAGATTCGTCGCCTTTGACACTCAAAGAATTTTTAACGGCTTTGCGCACAAGGAACATAAAGGAAGTGGTCGTCACCCAGATAGAAAGGGACGGCACGCTTGAAGGAATAAACGCGGATTTTTATTCGGAACTGGCGTCCATGACTGATATGGATATTATTGCCTCCGGCGGTGTGAGCTGCATGGAAGACATAGCGGCTCTTTCCAAAACGGGCGTCGCCGGCGTCATCACAGGAAAGGCGATATATGAGAACAAGCTGGACTTACAGGAGGCGATTAAAAAATATGGCTCTAACTGATGAAATAAAATTTGATCCCGCGGGACTCGTTCCGGCGGTGGCTGTTGATGAGAGCGGCTGTGTGCTGATGCTCGCTTATATGAACAGGGAGTCTTTTGAGAAAACGATTGCCACAGGCAAGACGACTTTTTATTCCAGAAGCAGAAAGAAGCTCTGGACCAAGGGTGAGGAGTCGGGGAATGTACTGGAGATGTTAGACATTTATCTGGACTGTGACGGCGATGCTCTTGTCGTTAAGGTGAGATCCGGCGTTCCCGCCTGCCACAAGGGTTATGCGAGTTGTTTTTACAGGAAACTTGAAAAAGGGAATTGGAAAATTATTATGAAAAGGGAATTTGATCCCGGGAAAGTTTATCCCGTTAGTGGGAAATGCCTTCGAGGGGAGGTGAAATGACAGCGAAACATATTATGACAACAAATATTGAAACCGTTACTCCGGAGACGTCTCTGGCTGATGCGGTTAACATGTTGCTGATGAGGGAAATCAGCGGTATGCCTGTTGTTGACGGCGAAGGCCGTCTTATGGGTGTGGTTTCCGAGAAAGACGTTTTTCGACTCGCTTTCAGCGGCAAAGTTCACGAATCAAAAGTCGCAGATGTGATGACGACAAAAGTCGTCTCTTTCCCGCCGGACGCCGATATCAGGGATATCGCGAAAGTCCTCGCTGAAAACGTTTTCAGGACAGTCCCTATTGTAGAAGACGGAAAGATTATCGGCATTGTTTCAAGAGCCGATATTCTGGAAGTCGCGCTGTAGAGAAAAAGATTTTTTTATTTTCTTTAAAACGCTACTCGGCTTTTTAAGCAGATCTTCTTCGGATATTCTTATGATTTTCCAGCCGAGTTTTTTTAATTCCTCATCCCGCAGTTTATCTTTTATGCGCTGCTGCTTCCGCGAGTGCCAGCGGTAGCCGTCACATTCCACATCTATCGGTTTCGGGCTGCCGATCAGGGCGAAATCCAGACGGAATATTTTAGCGTTTTTTCTTTTTACAATGAATTCCTTTTTGAAGGGGATCTTGTTTTTTCTGAGCATCGCCTCCAGTATGTCGTCCATGGGAGGAATATCAAAAAGCCCCCGTATGC
This is a stretch of genomic DNA from Candidatus Omnitrophota bacterium. It encodes these proteins:
- the hisI gene encoding phosphoribosyl-AMP cyclohydrolase; translated protein: MALTDEIKFDPAGLVPAVAVDESGCVLMLAYMNRESFEKTIATGKTTFYSRSRKKLWTKGEESGNVLEMLDIYLDCDGDALVVKVRSGVPACHKGYASCFYRKLEKGNWKIIMKREFDPGKVYPVSGKCLRGEVK
- a CDS encoding CBS domain-containing protein, with amino-acid sequence MPSRGGEMTAKHIMTTNIETVTPETSLADAVNMLLMREISGMPVVDGEGRLMGVVSEKDVFRLAFSGKVHESKVADVMTTKVVSFPPDADIRDIAKVLAENVFRTVPIVEDGKIIGIVSRADILEVAL